In Flavobacterium hankyongi, the genomic window TTTTAGGAGCTTTCCTTGGAGCTTTCCTTGGAGAAATGCTTTATGACAAAGAAGATCATAAAAGAGCCTTAAAAGCTGCAACTGGATCGTTTTTAGGGTTTTTAGTTTCCTCTTTTATGAAGTTTGTTGTTTGTATGATTTTTTTAGGGACTTTCCTTTACGTTAGTTGGTCAAACAGACATTTTCTTTTTTAGAAAAAAATGTTTTAAAAATAAAAAGCCTTTCAAATGAAAGGCTTTTTTACTGGCGGTCTGGACGGGACTCGAACCCGCGACCCCATGCGTGACAGGCATGTATTCTAACCAACTGAACTACCAAACCAGTACTGAATTGTGAGTGCAAATATACGACCGTTTTTCATTTTCGCAAGTCTTTTATAAGCTGAAATCCCTTATTTTTTTAATTAAAATCGTAACCTATTTACTGTTAACATATTCCGTAAAAAAACTATCCAGATACAAACTGGCTCAAAAATAAAAAAGCCCTCCAATCAAATGGAAAGCTTTTCATTGGTCTAACTACTAAACCATTCCGATTTTACTCGGAACTAAACAACACAACTAATCTTAAATATCTTAAGAGGGCAAAAAAGCTCCGTGTTTAACGGAGCTTCCTCTTTTCTGGCGGTCTGGACGGGACTCGAACCCGCGACCCCATGCGTGACAGGCATGTATTCTAACCAACTGAACTACCAAACCAGTGCTTAATTGCGAGTGCAAATATACAACCGTTTTTCATTCCCACAAGTCTTTTTTGAAAAAAAATTAAAATATTTTTATTACAACTAACCAAATATTTGTTTTTCAACCAAATACGTTGTCATAATTTTTTCGAACTTTCCATCAACATATACTGGAACATACTTGATTTTATACATCGCACATGTGTTAGCAATTTTTTCAAAGTAGCTTTTTACCAATTTTTCATAATCAGTTTTTATATTTTCAGCAAACAAATTGACTTCATCACCTGTTTCGAGGTCAATAAATTTTCTAGGTGAATTATCAAAATTGAAACTCAGCTCGGTTTTTTTATCCAATACATGAAACAAAACCACTTTATGCTTATTATGTTTTAAATGCTGTAACGCCTTAAACAGTTTCTCATCATCTGCCCCTTGAAACATATCCGTAAATAGAATTATCATTGCGCGACGATGCATCTTCTCTGCAATATGATGTAAATAAGTAATTGTATCTGTTTGTTTTGTCGAATTATTTGATTCAAGTAAGTTTTCTAATTTATGAAGCAACATTCTATGATGACGATCACTCCCTTTTTCGGGAGCATAATATTCGTATGAATCTGAATAGACACTCAATCCTACTGCATCACGTTGCTTTTTGAGCAAATTCATTAATACAGCCGAAGCCAAAACCGAAAATCCTATTTTATTTTCATAAAACTGCTGATTTGAAGTAAGCTTAGGGTAATGCATTGAGGAAGAATTATCTATAATCAAATGACAACGAAGATTCGTTTCTTCTTCAAATCGCTTAGTGTAGAGACGATCTGTTTTTGCATAGAGCTTCCAATCAATATGCTTTGTACTTTCTCCAGCATTATAAATTTTATGCTCAGCAAATTCAGCTGAAAATCCATGAAATGGAGATTTGTGCATTCCAGATATGAAGCCTTCTACTATTTGGTTTGCCAAAAGTTCTAAATGCTGAAAACTGGATATTTTTTCTATTTGACCTTCTAGATTCATCTCTCAAAAATAAGAAAAAGGTTTGGTAAAAAACCAAACCTTTTTCTGAGAGATAATAAAGTAACCTTATTTAAGACTTAACAAATTTAAAAGTTAAATCTCCTGCATAATAATTCGCTGGAAAAATATTTGGCACTGCTTGGTCTGTTCCAGCTTTATAACCATATGAGGTAATTTTAACATCTCCCACAGTCACTGGATAAGTAGTAACTGAAGAATCATTTTTTCTGTGATCATACCAATCATTGCTATTGTAAGTAATCATGTATTCAGTATCTTTAACTACTTCTAAAGGTGTTATAGCTTTTGTAATTTCAACTCCAGAAGAAGTTACATCTACAAGTTCAGTTCTTAAAATAGTTGCAGTAGCTTTGTCCCAAATAGTAACTCTCATACCCACACGTACATCTGGTATTTTAGCAATCAATGCCGTTATTTTGCCATTCGCTTGAGGTGTGAAAGAAATTCCAAATTCATAGTCTCCTGAATTGACATAATTAGTAGTTTTTTGATTAAACCCTGTCGTAGACAAATATCCAGATAATGGGTTTTGTTCAACAATTGTTGGCGCTGATGTTGAATTGTCGTCATCTTTACTACATGAGAAGAACACCACAGATAAAATTGAGATACCTAAAAGATTTTTAATAATTTTCATAGCCGTTTAAATTTGATTAAAAAATAATGTGTTTTTTATGACTACAAATATTTAACAAATGTTGAAACTACTACAGAGTGTCTTTCCTGTTTTCAATAGGGTGTTTTTCCTGTTTTTTTATAAAATAAAAAAGGTCCGGAAAAACCGAACCTCTACTTTTTTTTAAATTTTGATAACTATTACAACAAAGCATCAATAGCTTTTGTATATGTATCTTTTGGAGCAACACCTACTTGACGCCCTACCACTTCTCCGTTTTGAAATATTAGAACTGTCGGAATATTACGAACTCCATATTTTGCAGCAAATTCTTGATTTGCATCTACATCAACCTTTCCTACTACAGCCTTACCATCGTACTCTGTAGAAATTTCATCGATGATTGGACCTACCATACGACACGGACCACACCATGCTGCCCAAAAATCTACCAATACTGGTTTGCTTGATTGTAATACTACCTCTTCAAAAGTAGCATCTGTTATTGCTTGTGCCATTTTTATATTTTTAATTAATTGTATAACAAAAGTAAGATAATATTTTAAAAGACCGCTACGATATAAATCAGTTTTGATTATTAGATAATTGATATTTCTTATTCTTTAAAACAAAAAAAGAGACCTTGTAGGTCTCTTTTCTATTAATGATGATCTATTTATTATAAATCGTAACGTATTCCTAATGTTAATCCAACTCCACTAATACCTACATAAGAACTTAATTCTTCTTTTGCATTATTAGTATTGTAACCTGCTGCATTAGTTTCAGGATTATTTGAAGTTGTATCTAATTGATTTACATAGTTTGTATGAACTTCAGAATATGGCAATGTACTTAATCTATCTTGTCCATTAACAGTATAATCTTTAGTTTCTTTAGTTTTTCCGTGTACTGTAAAGTTTCTGTATTCAATTTCAGCAAAAGCTTTAAGTTTCCCTGAAAGTTTATATGAAGTACCTAAAGCCGCCATAAAACCAACTGTTGGATTTGGTTTAACTACATCTCTCTTATAAACTTCAGCTAATTTAGTACCAGTAGTAGTCGATTTAGTAGCATTAGTTTTAATATCTAAATAACCATAAACTGGAACAATAACTCCAACTTTAGTATAAGGCTCAAAACCTTTTGTTTCACCTAAATACAGCACTAATGAAGGAGATAAATCTAAAGCTTTAATTTGTCCTTTAGATTCGAAAGTAATAACTGTTGGTACAGTCACTCCTGGAGCCACTTGTACTGGAGCGTCTTCTAAATTAGTGTAATTAGCCATTTTTCTAGAGTTCCCAATATAGTAATGAACACCCATTTCGAAACCTAAACGCTCAGTAAAACGGTATCCTAAACCAAGATTTGTTCTAAATCCTTCACCAAAAGAACCTGTAATACTTTTAGAAGATAGTAATTGTGATCCATCCTGAGTATAAACTTCCTCTTTAGCTTCGTGACCATTTACAGTTGGAAATTCTGTTGCAACTGTTTGGAAGAAATAAGAACCACCAACTTTAAAATAGAAACCTTTTTTTTCAACTGGTGTATTCTCTTCTGTAGTCTGAGCAACCATGGTAGCAGAAAATGCCATAATGCCTGCAAATAATAATTTTTTAATCATGATAAATTTGGGTTAATAAATTTTTCGCAAAAATAAAACCCTGAAACTTAATATCATAATCATTTTTCAACTTTCATATTACATTATTTCTAGAAAACCTAATTTAATTTGAAGTTTATTTGCATTTTTTCTAATTCAGAAAGTAACTCGTTAGAAATCTTTATTTTAAGTTTTCTACTATGCATTGCCACCCTGTTTACTACTCTAGTTTCTTCAACTTCAGTAATTATTGGTTCCATTATTTCATTAACCTCTATATCATTTTCACCTGCATCTTCTACATTTTCAGCGACAATAGGTTCATTTACTATTTCAATCTGTTTTTTAAACTTTTCCAGTTCCATTACCTCAAATGTTACTTGATGATCTCCTTTATTTGTCTGAAATAAATTGTACAAATTATTTACCAAACTTTCACCAAGCTCATTAATTGAGAAAAGAATCGTAATTTTTTTAGCAAAAGTTGACAATACATCAGCAAGCATTTTAGCTTCTAAAAACTGTAAACGAGGATCCGATTTTTTTCCAGTCTCACGATTTACCCATCCATCTTTCACATTTACTTTAAAGAAAACGAAAGTGTTTTGAACCAAGAAATGACGGAATTTTAAATACTCTTCATCAAAAATTCGAAACTCGAAACTTTCATCATAACCTTCTAAGTTGAAGGTAGCCCAGCCTTTACCATTTTTTGCGGTACGATGTTGTACATCGCTTACCATCCCACCAAAAGTCAGATTTTTGCCCACAAATTGTTCCAAACTATTTAAGTGTTCCAATTTTGCATTGCAGAAATATTTCATTTCAAATTTATAATCATCTAATGGATGACCTGAAATATAAATTCCTACCACTTCTTTTTCGCGAGCCAATTTTTCCATAGTATGCCATTCTTCACAAGGAGGAACTGTTGGCTCAGGAATTTGAACTTCGGTAGCATCTCCAAATAAGCTTACTTGCGAAGAATTTTCATTTTCCTGTGTTTTGGCACCATACTTTATTGCTTTTTCTAAAAACCAAATGTTATCTCCATCATGATGAAAGTATTGTGCACGATGAGTATCTTCAAAACAATCAAAGCCTCCTGAAAGTGCTAGATTTTCAAATGCTTTTTTATTTGCTGCTCTAAGATCTATACGACGCGCTAAATCAAAAATAGACTTGTATTTACCTTCTTTTCTATTTTCAACAATAGTTTTTACAGCACCTTCACCTACTCCTTTAATAGCACCCATTCCAAAACGGACAGCATAATTTTCGTTTACAGTAAATTTATAGAACGATTCATTAACATCAGGCCCTAAAACGGATAATCCCATACGCTTACACTCTTCCATAAAAAACGACACTTGTTTGATATCGTTCATATTATTAGACAGTACTGCTGCCATATATTCTGCAGGATAATGCGCTTTTAGATACGCCGTTTGGTAAGCAACCCAAGCATAACAGGTAGAGTGTGACTTATTGAAGGCATAACTTGCAAAAGCTTCCCAGTCGGTCCAAATTTTATCTAATTTTTTTTCATCGTGACCATTTGCCATGGCTTGATCGATAAATTTAGATTTCATTTTATCTAGAACATCTTTTTGCTTTTTACCCATCGCTTTACGAAGAACGTCGGCATCACCTTTAGAGAAATTTGCCAGCTTTTGTGACAAAAGCATTACCTGCTCCTGATATACTGTAATACCATAGGTTTCTGCTAAATATTCTTCACAAGCATCTAAATCGTACGTAATAGGTTCTTCACCGTTTTTACGGCGAACGAAAGAAGGAATATATTCTAACGGACCTGGACGATACAATGCGTTCATTGCAATTAAATCTCCAAAAACATTGGGCTTTAATTCCTTCATGTATTTTTGCATTCCAGGGGATTCGTATTGGAAAATACCTACTGTTTCACCACGCTGGAAAAGTTCATATGTTTTTTGATCGTCAATTGGAAAAGTATCAGGATCAAGTTCAATCCCTGTTCGATATTTTACCAGTTTGACTGTATCTTTTATCAACGTTAGGGTCTTCAGACCCAAGAAGTCCATTTTTAGTAATCCTGCACTTTCAGCAACCGAGTTATCAAACTGCGTTACATATAAATCGGAATCTTTTGCAGTGGTTACCGGAACGAAATTGGTAATATCATCAGGAGTAATAATTACACCACAAGCATGAATACCTGTATTTCGAAGTGATCCTTCCAATACTTTTGCTTGTTGGATTGTTTCACCCGCTAAATCACCTTCATTTGCAATAGCAATTAGCTCTTTTACTCGATCAAACTCTTCAGAACGTAATGCTTTTTTCACTTCGCTTTCATCTTCTTTTAGGAAACGTGCCAAATTCCATTTGGATGGCATCATGCCTGGAATCAATTTTGCAATTCTATCCGCCTCAAACAAAGGCAAATCCAATACACGTGCCGTATCACGAATAGCAGATTTGGTCGCCATTTTACCATACGTGATAATCTGTGCTACCTGATTAGCCCCGTATTTATTAATTACATAATCCATAACCAAACCACGACCTTCATCATCAAAGTCGATATCGATATCGGGCATGGATACACGGTCTGGATTTAGGAAACGCTCAAAAAGCAAATCATACTTAATCGGGTCAATGTTTGTAATTCCTAAACAATAAGCTACCGCCGAACCTGCTGCCGATCCACGACCTGGCCCTACAGAAACACCCATTTTTCGGGCTTCGGCAATGAAATCCTGTACAATCAAAAAGTAACCAGGGTATCCTGAATTGGAAATCGTTAATAATTCGAAATCCAAACGTTCCTGAATATCTGTAGTTATTTCTTGGTATCTTCTTTTAGCACCTTCCATTGTTAAATGGCGGAGATAAGCATTTTCACCTCGTACACCACCGTCAACTTTATCTTCTTCGACTTTAAATTCGTCTGGGATATCAAACTTTGGAAGTAATACGTCTCTATATAATGAATAAGTTTCAACCTTATCTATAACTTCTTGAATATTTATTATCGCTTCAGGTAAATCGGTAAAGAGTTTTTTCATCTCGGCACTACCTTTAAAATAGTACTCCTGATTTGGTAATCCGTAACGATACCCACGTCCACGACCTATGGGTGTTGCTTGTTTTTCACCGTCTTTTACACATAATAAAATATCGTGAGCATTTGCATCTTCTTTAGCTACATAATAGGTATTATTAGTAGCAATCAGTTTAACATCATGCTTTCGAGCAAAAGCAATTAAAGTTTGGTTGACACGATTTTCATCTTCCTGATTGTGGCGCATGATTTCGAGATAAAAATCATCTCCAAACTGTGATTTCCACCACAACAGTGCTTCTTCAGCTTGGTTTTCACCAATATTTAAAATTTTACTTGGAATTTCACCGTATAAATTACCAGATAAAACAATGATATCTTCTTTGTATTTTTCGATTACACCACGATCGATGCGTGGTACATAATAAAAACCTTCGGTATAAGCAATTGAAGCCATTTTGGCCAAATTATGGTAACCCTTTTTATTTTTCGCTAGAAAAACAACTTGATAACCATTATCCTTTTGAGATTTATCTTTATGATTATTACAAACATTGAATTCACAGCCCACAATAGGTTTGATCTCAGTTTCGGTAGTTGGTTCTCCGTTTTCAATAGCAGCATCATTTTTCGCTTTAGCCGTTTTGTTATGATTCATTACAGCGCTCACAAAATGGAAAGCTCCCATCATGTTTCCAGTATCTGTCATAGCCACTGCAGTCATCTTATTTTTTGCAGCTGCATTAACTAAATCTGGCACTCCAATTGTTGATTGCAGTACCGAAAACTGTGTGTGATTGTGTAAATGAACAAACGTTGCGTGTTCTAAGCCTTTTACATCTTCATCAGAAACTGGAACAAGTACTTCTTCTTGCTGAATTTGTTTTAATCGAGCACGTATTTCATCTGAAGCTGCTTTAAGATTGATATGTTTTAACCCAATTAATTTTATTTCATTGGGA contains:
- a CDS encoding DUF58 domain-containing protein, whose protein sequence is MNLEGQIEKISSFQHLELLANQIVEGFISGMHKSPFHGFSAEFAEHKIYNAGESTKHIDWKLYAKTDRLYTKRFEEETNLRCHLIIDNSSSMHYPKLTSNQQFYENKIGFSVLASAVLMNLLKKQRDAVGLSVYSDSYEYYAPEKGSDRHHRMLLHKLENLLESNNSTKQTDTITYLHHIAEKMHRRAMIILFTDMFQGADDEKLFKALQHLKHNKHKVVLFHVLDKKTELSFNFDNSPRKFIDLETGDEVNLFAENIKTDYEKLVKSYFEKIANTCAMYKIKYVPVYVDGKFEKIMTTYLVEKQIFG
- a CDS encoding DUF4082 domain-containing protein, whose protein sequence is MKIIKNLLGISILSVVFFSCSKDDDNSTSAPTIVEQNPLSGYLSTTGFNQKTTNYVNSGDYEFGISFTPQANGKITALIAKIPDVRVGMRVTIWDKATATILRTELVDVTSSGVEITKAITPLEVVKDTEYMITYNSNDWYDHRKNDSSVTTYPVTVGDVKITSYGYKAGTDQAVPNIFPANYYAGDLTFKFVKS
- the trxA gene encoding thioredoxin → MAQAITDATFEEVVLQSSKPVLVDFWAAWCGPCRMVGPIIDEISTEYDGKAVVGKVDVDANQEFAAKYGVRNIPTVLIFQNGEVVGRQVGVAPKDTYTKAIDALL
- a CDS encoding porin family protein; this encodes MIKKLLFAGIMAFSATMVAQTTEENTPVEKKGFYFKVGGSYFFQTVATEFPTVNGHEAKEEVYTQDGSQLLSSKSITGSFGEGFRTNLGLGYRFTERLGFEMGVHYYIGNSRKMANYTNLEDAPVQVAPGVTVPTVITFESKGQIKALDLSPSLVLYLGETKGFEPYTKVGVIVPVYGYLDIKTNATKSTTTGTKLAEVYKRDVVKPNPTVGFMAALGTSYKLSGKLKAFAEIEYRNFTVHGKTKETKDYTVNGQDRLSTLPYSEVHTNYVNQLDTTSNNPETNAAGYNTNNAKEELSSYVGISGVGLTLGIRYDL
- the dnaE gene encoding DNA polymerase III subunit alpha, giving the protein MYLIFDTETTGLPRSWSAPITDTDNWPRCIQIAWQLHDELGNLIEHQDYLVKPEGFNIPYDAERIHGISTELAMEQGISLQEVLEKFNIALSKTKYIVGQNVGFDVNIMGCEFHRGGISSDLSKLPVLDTCTETTAELLKLPGGRGGRYKLPTLTELHQYLFGEPFAEAHNATADVEATTRCFLELIKREIFTKEELDVPTDYYDRFRENNPNEIKLIGLKHINLKAASDEIRARLKQIQQEEVLVPVSDEDVKGLEHATFVHLHNHTQFSVLQSTIGVPDLVNAAAKNKMTAVAMTDTGNMMGAFHFVSAVMNHNKTAKAKNDAAIENGEPTTETEIKPIVGCEFNVCNNHKDKSQKDNGYQVVFLAKNKKGYHNLAKMASIAYTEGFYYVPRIDRGVIEKYKEDIIVLSGNLYGEIPSKILNIGENQAEEALLWWKSQFGDDFYLEIMRHNQEDENRVNQTLIAFARKHDVKLIATNNTYYVAKEDANAHDILLCVKDGEKQATPIGRGRGYRYGLPNQEYYFKGSAEMKKLFTDLPEAIINIQEVIDKVETYSLYRDVLLPKFDIPDEFKVEEDKVDGGVRGENAYLRHLTMEGAKRRYQEITTDIQERLDFELLTISNSGYPGYFLIVQDFIAEARKMGVSVGPGRGSAAGSAVAYCLGITNIDPIKYDLLFERFLNPDRVSMPDIDIDFDDEGRGLVMDYVINKYGANQVAQIITYGKMATKSAIRDTARVLDLPLFEADRIAKLIPGMMPSKWNLARFLKEDESEVKKALRSEEFDRVKELIAIANEGDLAGETIQQAKVLEGSLRNTGIHACGVIITPDDITNFVPVTTAKDSDLYVTQFDNSVAESAGLLKMDFLGLKTLTLIKDTVKLVKYRTGIELDPDTFPIDDQKTYELFQRGETVGIFQYESPGMQKYMKELKPNVFGDLIAMNALYRPGPLEYIPSFVRRKNGEEPITYDLDACEEYLAETYGITVYQEQVMLLSQKLANFSKGDADVLRKAMGKKQKDVLDKMKSKFIDQAMANGHDEKKLDKIWTDWEAFASYAFNKSHSTCYAWVAYQTAYLKAHYPAEYMAAVLSNNMNDIKQVSFFMEECKRMGLSVLGPDVNESFYKFTVNENYAVRFGMGAIKGVGEGAVKTIVENRKEGKYKSIFDLARRIDLRAANKKAFENLALSGGFDCFEDTHRAQYFHHDGDNIWFLEKAIKYGAKTQENENSSQVSLFGDATEVQIPEPTVPPCEEWHTMEKLAREKEVVGIYISGHPLDDYKFEMKYFCNAKLEHLNSLEQFVGKNLTFGGMVSDVQHRTAKNGKGWATFNLEGYDESFEFRIFDEEYLKFRHFLVQNTFVFFKVNVKDGWVNRETGKKSDPRLQFLEAKMLADVLSTFAKKITILFSINELGESLVNNLYNLFQTNKGDHQVTFEVMELEKFKKQIEIVNEPIVAENVEDAGENDIEVNEIMEPIITEVEETRVVNRVAMHSRKLKIKISNELLSELEKMQINFKLN